In Ananas comosus cultivar F153 linkage group 14, ASM154086v1, whole genome shotgun sequence, the genomic stretch AAGATTTGTTTTAGTATTTAACCCTGGTTATATTTGCTCACTAAAAAGTGATCAATATTTTccttatattattattctatataataatggtaatattatatttgttatatttgcTCTATTTGgaattattttataatgtttTCCCTAATTTTGCCTATCTCTTATaacaattcatatatatatatatatatatatatcaaaaaaaaaaaaatctcactaGGATAACATTAATCAccagtttatatatttttatatatataatttattgagGAAAAAGGTGGtaaatattttcaaagtttaaGTGACTATCTGAAATTATACAAAAGTTGAGATGGTTTTTTCGTCGCCACTTTGAGATTCGTGCTGGCTGTGTGGTGAACGGCTGATAATTCCTATACTAAtgtaagaataaaatataatattaaaactaCTTTGAGATTCGTGCTGATTGCGTGATGAACGGCATATTATGTACCAAATTTTTGTTCCATTCCTAAATAGAATGAATGAGTCGATAACAACTTATACATGCATTCACCCgattttctctccttttctgtTAATTccttaaacattttttttttgttttcctaaatatctcaattttaaaatatctcctaattaatttaaccaatatttatttatcctaaatatctcaattttaaaataCCTCAACTTCTCCTAATTAACCAATATTTCCCAACCTTTTCTGTTAATTcctatttaaacttttttttttgttatcctAAATATCtccattttttaaatataatatctccTAATTAACCAAAAATACAGgcttatcattttatgtaatgtAATGTAACTAGACATAAAACATtgtcaaattcaaaaaaacaACCCATATATATCCCCATATAACCTCATTTATTATTctctactatattatatatatatatacatatgcatatacATTCCTCTACATACATAGAGTCATATAAATAATGGTTTaagaattaaattaaagaagattaaaaaaaagaagaggagattagagagaaaaagatggaGAAAAAGAGTCTTTTTTTGTTCATCACCTTTGTGttattctcctctctcttgcATCATCCGGTTTTCGCCGCGAAAAAGGCAAGCATTATTGTTCTAATCATATCTTAGAGTTGGTGATTTTAttcaattatttatatttatttatagtgTCATAGTATAAGTTTTGAGCTCTATTTTTTGGTGTTTCGATATTCGTCGCGTGTCGAAAGAAGAGATCCATAACAAAATCATATTTTTTGGTTCATTTTAATCCTTACCATCcctatttttcatattttttgatGAATATTTTAGTCATATATTGTATTACTCtttcataattaattatctatggATCATATCATGATGAGAATTAAACAAAAATCATAACTAAGATGTAAAACTATTTATTTGTTATGCtttttgaatcattttgaatctATCATCTTAAGCTACTATTATACATATACTGCTTATTATTAGTATCTAATTATTGTTATTCTTCcttatttttttgtcatttttttgtGAATATTTTAGTCATACATTGTGTATCTTGGATCACATCCTCATGGCGACGACGCGACGCTCGAAGATTTCGATCGCGCGATCGACTCGCACCACGAGTTCTTGGCCTCATTTGTTGGAAGGTGAAGATCAAAGAACACTTTAAAGAGTCActcttatatttttcttaatttttcatcattaattattttatgtatcAACACTAATTTATCATTTATAGTAGGGACAAGGCGAAAGATGCAATGATTTATTCATACGCCAAAGCGATCAACGGTTTCGCAGCGCACTTGGAAGAGGAAGAAGCGCGAGCTATCGCAAGCGAGTCTCTTAACTTGTTTTCAAATTACTGAATTGTGCAATATGTGTGATAAATTTTCATCGAGCTTTAGTTTTGTAGATCACCCTGAGGTCGTGACGGTGTTCGAGAACAAGCTGAAGAAGCTGCACACGACTCGTTCGTGGGCTTTCGTCGATTTGGAGAGGGACGGAAAAATCCCCCGCGAATCGATCTTTCGGAAGGCTAAGTTCGGCGAAGACGTGATCATCGCGCACATCGATTCCGGTTATTACTTTTAACTGCACTTAATTACATGTTGTTGCCTCTAAAATCTTCTTTAGTAAGCTCATTTGAATTCATGTTACATGATGTTCTTGTTTCTGTTTCTGAATATTTTGAAGGTGTGTGGCCCGAATCGAAGAGTTTTAGCGACGAAGGGTACGGACCGGTTCCGTCGAGATGGAGAGGTTTCTGCGAGAACAACACCAAGGATCAGGTTCCTTGCAACAggtcctcaattttttttttaaatgttcatttaaatttaaatttgtttctgAAATGATAATTCTGATGATAAATCACAACCACATTTCACAATTCTCTATCAATTGCTTTGAATAACTGCAATTGAAGATGATTTCAAATCTGTTACAGCATTTTCGGATTAGCTATTCTCATTTGCACACATGAAACACAAATGAATCATAGTTATaacataatttcaaatttatcagatttgatAGAGATAGTTATAATTGATTTCAATATTATCAGCGAATCGATCTACGATAACATATTTGCGTATGTTGTACATTTTCACATCATTTTCTTGTGTTTTAAGCCTAACATTTAGTTGATTTTAGTTGATTTTGTTTACTGTTGTAGTGCTTTATGTGTATTAAAAGCGAGAAATTATTGCATCattttttgtgtaatttaattGGATTTCTAATTTTGATCATCTTATTTATGTTTAGCATGATTTGAATTCCTGCTTTTAGGAAGCTGATTGGCGCCAAATACTTCAACTCGGGATCGCACGCGATCGATCCGAAAATCCCCCGCAACAACACGGCGCGGGACTACGAAGGCCACGGCACGCACACCCTCTCCACCGCCGGCGGGAACTTCGTGCCGGGCGTGAGCTTCTTCGGCCACGCCAACGGCACCGCGAACGGCGGGTCCCCCAGGGCCCGCGTGGCCTCCTACAGGGCGTGCGGCGATTCCGGGTGCGCCGACGCGGACATCCTCGCGGGGTTCGACAACGCAATCTACGACGGCGTCGACGTGATCTCGGTCTCCCTCGGGGCGGAGCTCAGCATTCTCGATCCCTCGACTTACCTCGACGATGGAATTGCGTTGGGGTCGTTCCACGCCGCGCGGAGAGGGATCACGGTGTCGTGCTCAGCTGGAAACTCCGGCCCGACCCCGGGCACTGTCGTCAACATCCCCCCATGGGTGATAACCGTCGCCGCGAGCACTATCGATAGGGACTTCCCCTCGTCTCTTACCCTCGGCaataagagaataataaagGTAAACATGTTTCGCATAATCATGAATCGCAAGCGCTGATCGGCGTGATGTTGATCTCCGATTTACTTTCGTCAGGGTGAAAGCATGGAGACGAAAGATCTACCGCAGAATAAGCTTTATCCTTTGATCTATGCCGCAGACGCTGCGGCTCCCAATGTTTCTCGAAACACTGCGTAAGCGACTCTGAGCTCAGATTTGCTCAATTTTTTGTTAGCTGATTCGCGATATCTTGAAGTTAAACAGTTTTCTTCAGCAGGGTTTAGCAGATTCTGTATCTCAGAATAAACTCTTTAACCTGATCTGATATCAGATAGATTATATCGAATTTTACGATTACATAACATTCGATCGATTGATCGAGTAACGAATTCGCGACGTGTACGCTGCAGAATGTGGTGCAGCACTGGGGACTCGCTTGATTCCGCGAAGGTGAAGGGGAAAATAGTGGTGTGCTTGCGAGGAGGAGATATTGCGAGGATAATGAAGGGGAAGTCGGTTCTCGAGGCAGGCGGGGCCGGTATGGTCCTCGCCAACGACAAGGACTCGGGCAACGACATCGTCGCCGACCTGCACTTTCTCCCGGCCACCATGATCACATACAAAGATTCCCTTCCTCTTTTCGCCTACTTGAATTCCACCAAGTAAgtctgaaatttgaatttaaatctgaaaCTCAGATGTTGCTGTAATTGAATCTGACTCATTTCGATGCTGTACTTAAATGCAGGTCTCCTGTAGGTTCGATTTCGCCATCAAAAACAACATTCGGCCTTAAACCCTCGCCGATGATGGCCCTTTTCTCGTCCCAAGGGCCCAGTTTGCCGTCACCGCAAATCTTAAAGGTGAGTTGTTCGACGAAACCGACTCTAGTTACAATTTACGGCGAGTAAACCTtttgttgcttctttttttttctctcgcagCCGGATATTACCGCACCAGGAGTGAACATACTCGCGGCCTATTCTCCGGTTGTTAGCGCGACCGGTGTGGACGGGGACGACCGCACGGCCTCGTACGCCTTGCTGTCGGGGACATCAATGTCATGCCCGCACGTCGCGGGGGTCGCGGGACTCGTGAAGTCGCTCCATCCCAATTGGAGCCCCGCTGCGATTCGATCGGCAATCATAACGACAGGTAAATACCTTTTCTTTCAGTGAACATGCAGAAAACAACCC encodes the following:
- the LOC109720361 gene encoding subtilisin-like protease SBT5.3, producing MGWSMSRSNASDWCFGACPGATATAARGDVGVDAVAVTAEEFGVGVSRSDAGSLRASRVGVSILRPTFALIPGFVVVHLLAGVDEPVEGLLDGVAAADEEFGDDFGVLLKACLLELAAHVGTEHIAPRHAARFGLRVSGVEEEEDERQRRAERASVERLGVESSRSSSAEGAAECPERASVEEPGEESSRDPPSARRSADSAAVTRSPAMSYIVYLGSHPHGDDATLEDFDRAIDSHHEFLASFVGSRDKAKDAMIYSYAKAINGFAAHLEEEEARAIANHPEVVTVFENKLKKLHTTRSWAFVDLERDGKIPRESIFRKAKFGEDVIIAHIDSGVWPESKSFSDEGYGPVPSRWRGFCENNTKDQVPCNRKLIGAKYFNSGSHAIDPKIPRNNTARDYEGHGTHTLSTAGGNFVPGVSFFGHANGTANGGSPRARVASYRACGDSGCADADILAGFDNAIYDGVDVISVSLGAELSILDPSTYLDDGIALGSFHAARRGITVSCSAGNSGPTPGTVVNIPPWVITVAASTIDRDFPSSLTLGNKRIIKGESMETKDLPQNKLYPLIYAADAAAPNVSRNTAMWCSTGDSLDSAKVKGKIVVCLRGGDIARIMKGKSVLEAGGAGMVLANDKDSGNDIVADLHFLPATMITYKDSLPLFAYLNSTKSPVGSISPSKTTFGLKPSPMMALFSSQGPSLPSPQILKPDITAPGVNILAAYSPVVSATGVDGDDRTASYALLSGTSMSCPHVAGVAGLVKSLHPNWSPAAIRSAIITTARTQDNTGKPIQDGAGQKATPFNYGSGHIRPNRAADPGLVYDATFTDYLNFLCALGFKSSNVTRLIRKNFTCPSKAVTLENLNYPSITVADLNKTSTVTRTLKNVGSPGTYKARVKAPFGTTVTVKPDTLKFDKVGDEKSFTVTFDSHKDEIGRGFVFGRLIWSDGRHYVRSSIAVNAVA